The segment GTCATGCTTGATTCCAATTACAACGCTAAGCTTGGTGATTTTGGTTTGGCAAGGTGGTTGGAGCATGATCTTGAGTACCAAAACAGCGTGCCGTCGATGAGCCACCACCAGTTCCGGCTGGTGGAAACCACCAAAATTGGCGGCACAATTGGGTATCTCCCACCGGAGAGTTTTCAAAGAAGAAGCATTGCCACTGCAAAATCTGATGTTTTCAGCTTTGGTATTGTTCTTCTTGAGGTAGTCTCTGGTCGGCGAGCAGTGGACCTTACATGTCCTGATGATCAGATTGTGTTGCTTGATTGGTTTCGAAAGCTCTCCGACGACGGAATGCCGCTGCTCGGCGGCGATAACCGGCTGCCAGATGGGTCTTATAATCTGATTGAAATGGAGCGTTTGATCCATTTGGGTCTCCTCTGTACACTCCAAAGCCCTCTGTATAGACCAAATATGAAATGGGTTGTGGAAGCCCTTTCCGGTGGTATGAATTTGCCGGCGCTTCCATCATTTCAGTCTCATCCTCAGTACATTTCCCTATCTTCCACCACCAATGGCAGCACTACCAGAAGCACTAGCAGTAGCAGAACCACAGCAACAACAATAACAGTTAGTTCATCAGATTTCGTATCAGCCAATGGAGAAACCATATATATGACAGCTGAGAGTGGGAACAATTGCACCAACTCTTCTGATAAGCTTCTTGACAGAACAAAAACTTTTCAAATGATTGACAATCCAAGAGTAATATCATTCAAGGAGATCATTTCAGCCACCAATAACTTCTCCGACTCGCAGCGAGTGGCGGAGCTGGACTTCGGAACCGCCTACCATGGCTTCCTTGACAGCAGCCACCATGTTCTAGTGAAGCGCCTTGGAATGAAGACTTGCCCTGCATTACGGGAACGATTCTCGAATGAACTCGAAAACTTGGGACGTCTTCGCCATAGAAACTTGATACAGCTCCGTGGATGGTGCACAGAGCAAGGGGAGATGCTTGTGGTATATGATTATTCAGCAGACCGTCTCTTGAGCCACCTGCTTTTCCACCATGACAATAGAGCTTTACAATGGTGTCATAGATACAACATCATCAAATCTCTGGCTTCAGCAATTCTTTATCTTCATGAGGAATGGGATGAACAAGTCATCCACAAGAACATCACCTCATCAGCTGTCATTCTTGATATTGATCTTAACCCAAAGCTGAGTTCTTTCGCCCTTGCAGAATTCCTGACAAGAAATGAGCATGGAAATCATCATGTAACCATAGATAAAAGCAAATCGGTTCGCGGGATTTTCGGGTACATGTCCCCCGAGTATTTAGACTCAGGAGATGCAGCAGCGACAGCTGATGTATACAGCTTTGGTGTAGTCGTTCTAGAGGTGATTACTGGTCAGATGGCCGTCGATTTTCGACGGCCAGAGGTGTTGCTGGTGAGGAAAGTCCATGAATTCCACACCCGGAAAAGATCACTGGAAGAACTTGCTGATATAAGGCTGAATGGAGAATACAACCACAAAGAACTGATGAGAATGTTGAGATTAGGAGTGGCATGTACTCACTCAAACCCAGATTTAAGACCAAAAATGAGGCAGATAGTTAAAATACTCGATGGCAATGATCAATGCTTccctaaagaagaaaaaatggagagCCTAGAAGGTTGGAAGCAAAGAAATGCAACTTCTTTGTCATTGGTTAGGAGGATCCAAGCTCTGGGAATACAGTGAAAAACCAAAGAGATGAGTATTTCATTTGCTAATATTGTAACTTATAACAGAGAAGTATGGCTTCCGGATGTTTCATTCTGAGTAAGAACATAGTAATCACTTGTATTCTCCTTACATTTCAAGAGAGTTAGACCAATATCATTTACCAATCGAATCGTTTAAGTGCAGTAAAAAGCAAAGAATATCATGTTAGAAAttacgactctctacaatggtatgatatgacTTTGCTTtcggcttctccaaaaggcctcataccaatggagatctCTCCCAACAAACCTCACcaatcctcctctcgaacaaagtatgctatagagcctcccctgaggcctatagagccctcgaacaaccttcccttaatcgaggctcgactccttctctagagtcctcaaacaaagtacaccctttgttcgatacttgagtCATTTTGACTACACCGttgagactcacaacttctttgttcgacacttgagaattctattgacaacTACTTAAGGGCacgactctaataccatgttaagaaccacgaacctccacaatgggtatgatattgtccactttgagcataagctctcatgactttgctttggaccccaaaaggcttcataccaatggagatgtattctttacttataaactcatgatcattccctaaattagccaacgtgggactctcTCCTAACCATTCTCAATGGTTGATCCTTTTTAACTAAAACAATTGCCTCACgggcatttcatcaaacatgtGGAATGCAACATTCATGACGACAGAATTTGGTCCTCCACATTGAAGTTCGAATCCGATTTTATCGTCAACTTTCAGAAAACAAACAGATTTCAATTCCAAAGTTCATTAGAGAAATAGGATAATCATACGAGTTCATATCAAAGAACATGCTGAGAATCAAAATGCAAGCGAGTTAAGAGTGTCACAGATCAGAAAATTTACTCACAACTGCAAAATAAAAACCAGAGAGTAGAAGTAGAACACAAATCTGCCATCCCGTGAATCTTCAACAGCGATTGGCAGCTGGAAAGAGGGAGAATCGGGCATCGTACAAAAAGGCTGACGTTTTAGAGATGACTACGAAGAGAAGTAAAAGTCGTGGGGTTTAGTAGATgccatttcaatttcaacgatcaaaatcaaacgcAGCTGAATTCTACTTTCTGGGTTTCGATTTCTTCAAAAAAGTTGCTACCGATCatgataaaaatgatgaaattggcCGAATCGAACCGCAATCGAGGGAAATTTGTCAAAATTCGAACATCTTTTGATGCATTTGAcacataaaagaaattattattaacattgacaataaataataataaattgactaagaattgattttgttggccattttttcattttcaaggaaaaaaaatagaaatataatattcatttgaatattagtaaatattattcGTAGTCCGCCTCACAGATAAATTGGTatgagaaatattttattctcatcttcaactgatatgagattttatcgataaaaataaataataataataatattttattaatcataACTGATGAATTGGTAATTACATTAACGAgaatataaattacaaaacGTACCTTAACTAGaatattattcaataaaaatgtagaaaaaaaattagtattcTGATGGGAAGagtttaaattttcatgattAGTGGTAATTTTAACAATTAACATTAAGTAAATTTAAGAGTGGTTGAAAgcggttaaattttttttaccaaggTTGATCTTGCATCCAACCTTCAGTATCGATAAAACTCATGTCGGTTAGCTGTTGTATTTCATCCAAATCCAGCTTCTTTTCCCATTTTACTCGATGCGACATGTCGGAACCTGGTCCGTAGCAACCATACTCTGCATAGGTTAATTGGTCCCtggattataaaaataaaatattcattataataataataaaaaatagtaattacaAATACTTTaaacaactttattttctttcctaataagtcttttttttcatgcaaaatttttatttttatttttttaaatttaggatTTATATGGACAAAACcctaagattttaaaaatggataaaagctaaaaaggaaattattagTAAACGCCTATTTTTCTTACAAAGAAAGTAAGTcattaattatattctttttctagtATAAaccaatatatattatatatatggcAATGGACATTTGTAACGGTGTCGCACTCACTGAGTGAGTCAAGCCAATTAGAatttgcgtcgcctacggtcgagcaacgtatgctcaagcctctaACCCCGTCttgagaagaaagttttagaaaattggggcagagagattttcgaaagagagtttgaaagcaagGTTTTGTAGCTATTAGTAGAGAAAGAAACGCTATGGGTTTTTTTGAAAGTTACAATATTATCCTCGACCTTGATAATACaattttgaagtatttatGAAAGGTCAAAGGGCAATATTGTAACTTTTGAAAAGTCGAGCCGATAAACCGTTGAAGAATAAAAGATAGCTTACTCATGACCAACAAAATGCCAAGGATCCCAACCACTAGGGTTTATGACGTTGGAGAAGCTAGAATTGTAAAAGATAACCCTTGAGTAGCCTCTCCATGGCCTTCCTAAGAAAGCTGAGCCACTCCCAAACACTTTGCAATCTTTGAAAACAAACCCATTTGCATCATTTGGGTCTGTTCTTCCTTGTGCTGTTATGAAGCTTGTAGACCCCAATGGAAGAAGTGCTTCTCCCACCACTGATATCGAACATCCCTACATCAACGAAAACGATTCGGGTTTCACAACTTCATCTTTAACCGACCACAGGCTCATCCTAAACTCTAGTAAGTTCCCGGCACCTATGTTGCTTCAAATGTCATACCATTTGACATCGATT is part of the Cucurbita pepo subsp. pepo cultivar mu-cu-16 chromosome LG12, ASM280686v2, whole genome shotgun sequence genome and harbors:
- the LOC111806549 gene encoding receptor like protein kinase S.2-like; translation: MKLNRLCFLLPADFDEVQPLDREELHELNDSHSHNKQQSKHDHNRDSWSQFQALLRDSLHKIHNLKWVNSCCYGGRPRKPPPAEFHDTDGVHLSERLGGDNPRIFSFAELYIGTKGFSAEEILGSGGFGKVYRAYLPSDGTMAAVKCLAEKGEKFEKTFVAELVAVAHLRHRNLVRLRGWCVHEDQLFIVYDYMPNRSLDRVLFRRPENGGTDLSWKQRVKIVRGLAAALFYLHEQLETQIIHRDVKTSNVMLDSNYNAKLGDFGLARWLEHDLEYQNSVPSMSHHQFRLVETTKIGGTIGYLPPESFQRRSIATAKSDVFSFGIVLLEVVSGRRAVDLTCPDDQIVLLDWFRKLSDDGMPLLGGDNRLPDGSYNLIEMERLIHLGLLCTLQSPLYRPNMKWVVEALSGGMNLPALPSFQSHPQYISLSSTTNGSTTRSTSSSRTTATTITVSSSDFVSANGETIYMTAESGNNCTNSSDKLLDRTKTFQMIDNPRVISFKEIISATNNFSDSQRVAELDFGTAYHGFLDSSHHVLVKRLGMKTCPALRERFSNELENLGRLRHRNLIQLRGWCTEQGEMLVVYDYSADRLLSHLLFHHDNRALQWCHRYNIIKSLASAILYLHEEWDEQVIHKNITSSAVILDIDLNPKLSSFALAEFLTRNEHGNHHVTIDKSKSVRGIFGYMSPEYLDSGDAAATADVYSFGVVVLEVITGQMAVDFRRPEVLLVRKVHEFHTRKRSLEELADIRLNGEYNHKELMRMLRLGVACTHSNPDLRPKMRQIVKILDGNDQCFPKEEKMESLEGWKQRNATSLSLVRRIQALGIQ